Genomic window ([Eubacterium] hominis):
GACATCCTACAAGGTAGAAAAGGACCAAAGCGTGATGCTGTCATCTTAAACAGTGCCCTTGCTTTATATGCACATCATAAAGCAGATACCATAGCAGATGGTATTACTCTAGCAAAACAAAGCATTGATACCAAAGCCGCTCTTCATAAATTTGAACAGTTTCGTGAATTATCCAATCAAGAGGTTGCCCTATGATTTTAGATACCATTATTGAAAAGAAAAAAGAAACGCTGGAGCAGTCTTTTCAAAATCAAAGTCTTTTGTATCATCCCATTGCGCACCAAATGAAAAACAAAGAAGATTTATTCGTGATTGGAGAGATAAAAAAAGCAAGTCCCAGCAAAGGCGTCATTGTAAAAGATTTTAATGTAGAAAAGTTCACGAAAGAATATACGATGGCAGGTGTGGATGCCCTCTCTATCCTTACTGAAGAAAATTTCTTCCAGGGTTCTTTAGAAAACATCAAGCTTGCGAAAGCTTTCAGCCATATTCCTGTGTTACGAAAAGATTTCATTATGGATGCCAGAGAGATCATTCAAAGTAAACAAGTCGGTGCCGATATGATTCTACTCATTACAGCGATGTTGAGTGATGAACAGCTTCGTACATTTTATCAGATGGCGAATATGTTATATCTTGAATGTATTGTGGAAGTTCATAATGAAGAAGAATTGACGCGTGCCTTAAAGATTCATCCTGAAATCATCGGCATCAATAATCGTGACTTGTACACATTTGAAGTATCCTTAGAAACCACAAAGCGCTTAGCACAAAAGATTCCAGATGATATATGTATCGTTTCAGAAAGTGGTATTTTTACCCACGATGATATGGAATTTGTGAAAGCTGCCGGCGTAGATGCGGTACTCATCGGAGAAAGTTTTATGCGATGTGATAACTTTATGGAGCATCTGCAGCATCTACGTTATGGTTCATATTAAAATCTGTGGCATGTGCAGCATACAGGATATTCAATGCGTTAATGAAGTAAAAGTAGACTATGCCGGCTTTGTATTTGCATCTGGGAAACATCAAATATCCATTAACGAAGCAAAAAATCTTATTCCACATTTAAACCACAGTAAAAGTGTAGGTGTCTTTGTGAATGAACAGGTAGATGAAATTGCACATATTGCAAATACAATCCATCTGGATGTGATACAGCTACATGGAGAAGAAAGTCAAAAAGATATACAATATCTGAAAGAAAACACCCCATGTGAAGTATGGAAGGCGATTCGCCTTCACACTTTGAAAGATTATCAATTATTTCATGAACTTCATCCCGATTGTTTCCTTGTGGACAGCTTTGATAGATCAAGCTATGGTGGAACCGGGAAAAGAATTAAAAAAGAATTACTGGCATCCTTAGATTTAAGCGATAAAATACTGGCAGGTGGTATCAATACACAAAATGTACATGAAATACTATCGTATCATCCTTATATGATTGATGTATCCAGTGGTGTAGAAACAAATGGCAGTAAAGATATACAAAAAATAAGAAAATTAATAAGCGAGGTAAAAAAATGATAAAAGGTATGTATGGAAGTTATGGCGGTCAATATGCCCCAGAAACTTTGATGGTTGCGTTAAATGAACTAGAAGAAGCCTATGCGGCAGTAAAGGATGATCCATCCTTTCAAGAAGAATTAGCATTTTATTTAAAAGAATATGCCAATCGTCCTTCTTTATTCTATTATGCGAAAAAGATGAGTGAAGATTTAGGTGGCGCGAAGATTTATTTAAAACGAGAAGACTTAAATCATACAGGTGCCCATAAAATCAATAATGTTTTAGGACAAACATTAATTGCGAAACGTATGGGAAAAACCAAAATTATCGCAGAAACAGGAGCTGGTCAGCATGGTGTTGCCAGTGCGACTGCCGCTGCATTATTCGGTATGGAATGTGAAGTATTCATGGGGGAAGAAGATATCAAAAGACAGGCATTGAATGTCTTTAAAATGGAACTTTTAGGTGCGAAGGTAACCAGCGTATCTAGTGGTACTGGAACATTAAAGGATGCGACCAATGAAGCCATGCGTACATGGGCACAACGTTGTGAAGATACATTCTATGTATTAGGTTCTACCGTAGGACCACATCCCTACCCGATGATTGTACGCGATTTTCAAAAGATCATCAGTGAAGAAACCAAAGCACAATGCTTAAAAAAAGAAGGTAGATTACCTGATTATGTCATTGCCTGTGTAGGCGGTGGCAGTAATGCCATGGGCAGTTTCTATGATTTTATTGAAGATGAGCAGGTACAATTAATTGGCTGTGAAGCAGCTGGAAAAGGTGTAGATACAGCATTACATGCTGCCACGATCACAAAAGGCAGTACAGGTGTTTTACATGGTATGAAATCCATATTCCTTCAAGATAAATTTGGACAGATTATGGATGTATACTCTATATCTGCTGGTCTAGATTATCCAGGTGTTGGACCTGAACATGCGCATTTAAATGAAATCAAACGTGCAAAATATGTGCCTGTCACAGATGAGGAAGCAGTTAATGCATTCTTGTATTTGACAAAGACAGAAGGCATCATACCAGCTATTGAAAGCTCCCATGCCTTAGCATACGCAATGAAGCTGGCGCCAACGCTTTCAAAAGATAAAATCATCGCTGTCACGCTATCTGGTCGTGGAGATAAAGATGTAAAAAGTATTGCGGAATATATGGAGGTACAAATCAATGAATAGAATCGATCAAAAAATGCAAGACCTGAAAGCGAAACATCAAAGTGCTTTTATTGGCTTTTTAACTGCTGGTGATCCCGATATCCCCACATGTCTTGCCTGTTTAAAACAAATGGAGGATAACGGCTGTGATATCATAGAAATCGGGCTTCCCTTCAGTGATCCCATCGCAGAAGGACCATTGATTCAGGCAGCAAACCTGCGTGCATTGACTCATGGCATTACCACAGATGATGTCATGGAAATGGTAAAAACATTTCGATTACAAAGTGACATTCCTTTATTATTCTTATTGTATTACAACCAGATTTTCACTTATGGCATAGAGAAATTTCTAAAAGCCTGTCATGACGCAGGTATTGATGGACTTATTATTCCTGACTTGCCATTGGAACATCGGGAAGAAATCGTACCATACGCAGATGCATACGATATCGATATCATTTCCCTCGTTACTCCTGTATCCAAACAAAGAAAACAAGAAATCGTATCTAACAGCAAAGGCTTCTTATACTGTGTAACTTCTACTGGTGTAACAGGTGAACGTAGTTCTTTTAAAACAGATTTAAAAGCCTTTATTGATGAATTAAATCAATATACAGATACACCAAAAGCACTGGGCTTTGGTATATCTACACCTGAACAAATTAAAGAAATGAAAAATTATGCGGATGGTATTATCGTTGGTAGTGCAATTGTTAGAAGAATTGAAGCAATCACAACCCAAAATAAAACCCCGGAGGATGTCGGTGAATTTGTGAAAACATTAAGTGATGCCTGCCATGCTTAAACTATTTCCCAGGAAATAGACAAAATTAATGAATTATTCCTATATAAAGACTAAAAAGGACTATTTTAGTCCTTTTTAGTCTTTGATATCATGATAATACAAGTCTTTTAATTCTTCTTTTACATTGCGTGAACCAAGTTTACGCATAGCTTTATTTTCAATCTGACGAACACGTTCTCTGGTAATGCCATAAATTTTACCAATATCCTCTAAGGTCATTGGTGTTTCTCCATTTAGACCATATCGTCGTATGATAACATCTCTTTCCCGCTCTTTCAAAACAGATAACGATTTTTGTACAGTTTCTTTCATATACATAGCATCTGCATTTTGTTGCGGTGTTAAGGTAGCTTCATCGGATAACATATCTCCAAGACTAGTATCCCCATCCTCATCTATTTGAGCATCAATGGATACTGTTGTTTGTGTTAATCCCATTAAATCGCGAACTTCTTCAGGTGTCATATTACAATCTTTTGCAATTTCCTCGATGGTTGGCTCTCTTTGCAGCTCTTTCATCAAACGATCAATCGCCTTACGGATCTTAAATTCACTTTCTGCGATATGCACAGGTATATGAATAATCTTTTCTTTATCTAAAATATAACGTGTGATATACTGGCGAATCCATTGGGTTGCATATGTGGAAAACTTAAACCCTTTACGATAATCAAACTTTTCTACAGCACGAATTAATCCAAGATTTCCTTCTTGAATCAAATCCATAAATGGTACATTATAACGGTTAAACTGCTTTGCGATATTTACGACAAGCTTTAAATTACAATCAATAAAATACTCCTTCGCATTTTCATCGCCTTCTTCAATTTTCTTGAAATATTCAATTTCTTCTTCATGTGTCAATCTAGGATATCCACCAATAGAACGCAGATAGCTTTGTACATTGCCACGGATAGATTGTGAATTTCCCATACTTCCGCCCTCTTTCATGTATCCTTCTATGCCTTTATTTTATCGTATCCACTCTTGAATTACAAGAAAAATAAAAGCCCTTTTAATGAGCCATGAGCTTTAAAAGGGCAATTTATTTTAATTAGGATTCTTAGTAATACTTAATACTTTATAGCCACTTGCTTCTAAATCTTTTTCCAATTCATCTGTTTGGAATGTATCAATACGAATGATCATATCCGCAAAGCCGTTATGTTGTGAATATACCCCTAAGTGGGTAATATTGCAGTTATTGCGAACAAAGATTTCTGACAAGCTTCCGATTGTGCCAAGTTCATCTTTTACTTCGATACAAACGCGGCTTCCTCTTTCGCGATATCCTAAGATATCAAGGAATGCGCTTAATACATCGTTGCTTGTTAAGATACCAACAACTTCTTTATCATCATTTACAACTGGTAAACATCCGATATCATGTTTATACATCAACAATGCTGCATCTTCCAAGAAAGAATCTTCGTGGATGGTAATGACATCACGAATCATGATTGCATCAACGGTTGTTTTACTTAACAGATAATTTAATTCATAGATACTCAGACTGGTCGCTTTTGTTGCGCCATTCTTTGAAATCATTCCTTCTGTCACTAGACCTACTAATTTTTTGCCATTGACAACAGGAATACGGTGTAATTTTTTCTCATTCATGATATCGACGACTTCACTGATCTTATTGTTTACACCAATACAAATAGGATTTTTCGTCATTCTGTTTTTTACATACATGGTTTCTTATCCTCCTAAGTACGCTTTCTGGATTTCTTCACTTTCAGATAGTTCTTTTCCTGTACCACTCATTACAATATTTCCGGTTTCCATAACATAAGCACGATGAGCGATGGATAAAGCCATACGTGCATTCTGTTCCACCAGCAATACAGTTGTGCCCTTCGCATTGATATCTTTGATGATATTAAAGATTTCTTTTACAAGAATTGGTGCTAAGCCCATACTTGGTTCATCCAGCAACAGAATTTTTGGATTTGCCATCAATGCTCTTCCCATGGCTAACATCTGTTGTTCACCACCGGATAAAGTTGCTGCATTTTGTTTACTACGATCCTTCAATATTGGAAAACGGTCATAAACTGCTTCTAAATCACGTTTGATACCATCTTTATCTTTTCTCTGATAAGCTCCAAGCTCCAAATTTTCTAATACAGTCATTCCAGCAAAGATTCTTCTTCCTTCAGGAACATGACTGATACCTAGTTTCATTATATCCTGTGCTGAACATTTATTCAACACTTTCCCATCATAGGTAATCGTACCGGCACTTGGTTTTACAAGTCCACTTAAGGCTTTTAATATACTTGTTTTCCCAGCCCCGTTCGCACCAATCAGGGTTACGATTTCGCCTTCATTTACTTCCAAGTCAATGCCTTTTACCGCATGAATAGCACCATATTTTATATTCAGTCCTTCTACCTTTAACATACTATATCTCCTCACCCAAATAAGCTTCGATTACTCGTTTATTTGTTTTGATTTCTTCTGGTACACCTGATGCGATAATCTTGCCATAATCTAATACATAGATTCTTTCACACAGATTCATAACCAGTGACATATCATGTTCAATCAATAGAATACTGATATGGAATTCATCTCTGATAAAACGAATCAGATTTGTTAATTCAGCGGTTTCTTGCGGATTCATACCGGCAGCAGGTTCATCTAAGAATAATAGTTTAGGATTTGTTGCCATGGCACGGGCAATCTCTAATCTTCTTTGTTCCCCATAAGGCAGGTTGCTAGCAAGTTCATCCTTTTTATCCTCCAAATGGAAGATTTTTAATAACTCCATTGCTTTCTTACGCATCTTTTCTTCTTCTTTATAAAAGGCAGGTAAACGTAACAATGCTGTAATGGTTCCATATTTTACATCTTTGTTCATGGCAATTAAAACATTATCTAAAACTGTCATTTCTTTAAACAGACGAATATTCTGGAATGTTCTCGCAAGACCCATAGCTGTAATCTTATATGGTTTTACACCATTTAGTTTTACTGCTTTTCCATCTTTTTCAAATTCAATTGTTCCCTCACTTGGAACATATACCCCAGTTAACATGTTAAACAATGTTGTTTTACCAGCACCATTTGGTCCAATCAGACCAACTAGTTCTCCTTCATTGATTTCCATATTTACATTGGAATTTGCACAAAGACCATCAAAGTTCTTTGTTAATTTTTTTACAGAAAGTAAAGGCATATTAATCTACCTCCTTTTTCTTTTTCCACTTCGCAGGAAGAAAATCTGTGATTTCTTTATTGCCGAATAATCCCTGTGGTCGATATACCATGATTAAGATAATCGCTAATGCATAAATGATCATACGAATTTCCGCATAACTCTGTAAGAACAGGTTGATTAATCCTAATACGATTGCCGCAAGGATACTTCCAGATAGAGAACCCATTCCACCAAATACAACGATAACCAAAATATCGATGGATTTCATAAATCCAAACGTAGATGGTTTTAATACATAGAAATATGAAGCGTATAATGCACCAGCTATGGATGCCAGTACAGCACCAATAACAAATGCCAATGTTTTATATTTTGTTGTATTGATACCCATAGATTCACTGGCAATTTCATCTTCACGTACAGAAATACAGGCACGTCCATGTGAAGAACGAACAAAGTTGTGTACAACCAGAATGCTAATGACGATAAAAATAAATACTAATGGAAATGTTGTCAGTTTAGGAATACTGCTTAAGCCAGCAGCACCACCCGTGATTTCCATATTTTGAATTGCAATACGAATGACTTCTGAAAAGCCTAATGTTGCGATGGCAAGATAATCTCCACGCAAACGAAGAGTTGGAATAGCAACGATTAAAGCAACAATAGATGTAATGATCGCACCAATCAACATTCCTAAAAATAGCCCTCCCATATTAGGGATTTTCAATAATGTAATAGCTGCACAATATGCGCCAATTGACATAAAACCTGCATGTCCTAAAGAGAACTGTCCGGTAAAACCGATAATCAGGTTAAGTCCTAATGCTAATATAATATTTATACCAATCGTAATAATTGTTACCTGATAAGTATTTGGAATCAAATTTCCCATAATCATTGCCTGAAAGATACCAAAGATCACACATGCAATGATGGTCCATATCAAATTGCGTTTTGTAAATTGATTTTTCATAGACGATTCCTCCTAAACTTTCTCTTTCACATTTTTACCAAGTAAACCACTTGGTTTGATGATCAGAATAATGATCAGGATCAGATATACGACAGCATCTTTTACCATAGAGAAGCCATATCCACTAGCTAATGTTTCAAGAATACCAATAGCCTCTCCACCTAGCATTGCGCCAGGAATAATTCCGATACCACCAAATACTGCGGCGATAAATGCTTTTAGACCTGGTATCATCCCCATTAAAGGGTCAATAGAGTTATAATACATACCAATCATAACACCAGCAGCACCGGCTAATGCACTACCAATGGCGAAAGTAAATGAAATTGTGTGATTTACATTGATTCCCATTAATTCTGCTGCATCAGGATCTGTAGACACGGCACGCATTGCTTTACCAATTTTGGTTTTCTTAACGATCAACTGTAAAGCAATCATTAATACAATAGAAGTAATGAAAATCATAATCTGATGATTACTGATTTGAAGTCCAGCAACGGTATACACTTCTTTAGGGAAGAAATCAGCTGGATATGTACGAATGTTTGGTCCCATTACATACATCATTGCATATTCCATAAATAAGGAAACGCCAATTGCAGTTATCAAAGATGTAATTCTTGATGCGTGACGTAATGGCTTATATGCAATCTTTTCAATTAGTACACCTGTAAACATACAGATCAACATTGCGATAATCAAAGTTGGGAAAAATCCTAACCCCCATGATGTAGAAGCAAAGAAACCAACATATGCACCTAACATATAAATATCACCATGTGCAAAGTTAATTAATTTGATAATTCCATAGACCATGGTATAACCTAGAGCGATCAATGCGAAAATACTACCTACCGACAGACCATTGATCAGCTGTTGTAAAAATATTGTCATACGAATACCCCTTCCTATATACATTTGAAACGTCAAATAAGGTGAAAGTGCGCTTTCACCTTATTTATGTTGTTTATCAAATATCTTCTTATTTTGTTACATCAACATCAACAGCAGAAGCCTGTTCGCCATCTTTTAATTCAACGAATTTAATTGATTTAATAGGTGTGTGATCATCATCCATTGAGAATGTTCCTGTAACACCTGTGAAGTCTTTATATGCAGCAATTGCATTTGTAATTGCTTCTGGATCATCACTACCAGCTTTTTCGATTGCATCTTTAACAAAGTAAGCTAAGTCATATCCTAATGCAGCAAATGTATCAGGAGCTTTATCATATTCATCTTTATAAGCTTTCAAGAATGCATCAACTTTTTCGTTCTTTTCTGTAGTAGAGAAGTGAGTAGTGAAGAATACGTTATTTAATTTATCTGCACCAACAACTTCTTTTAATTTAGGTGAATCAAATCCATCAGGTCCTAAGATTGGTTTTTCAATACCAGCTTCACGAGCCTGTTTTACGATCTGACTTGCTTCTTCATAATAACCTGGAATCAACATTGCATCATAATCTTTGCCTTTGATTTTTGTTAATACAGAACTGAATTCTTTATCACCCTGTGTATAGCTTTCATTTCCAACAATGTTTCCACCTAATTTTTTGAATTCATCAGAGAATACTTTTGTTAAACCTTTTGCATAATCACTTGAGTTATCAGAATATACTAATACATTTTTCCATCCTTTATCAAAAGCAGCTTTTGCTAATGCTTTCCCCTGGAATGAATCAGAGTAACAAATTTTAAAGCCATATGGCTGTACACTTCCATCAGTTTTCAAAGTCGCATCATCTGCTGTAGCTGAAGCTGAAAGTGTTGGAATTTTGTTTTCTGAAGCCATTTCAAATGCCTGTTTTGTCAATGATGAAATTGCAGGTCCTAAAATAACCTTAGATCCATCCTGTACCAACTGATTATAAACGGTTGGCATGTCTGTATCACTTGTTTTATTATCCAATACATCTAAATCAATTTTCTTTTGTTTGTCGCCGACTTTTACACCGCCAGCAGCATTGATTTCTTTAACAGCTAATTTAATGCCATCAACGTGACTTGTTCCATAAGTAGCTGCTGTTCCTGTTTGTTCATAGTTTACGCCCCATTTAACTGAATCTTCATTAGAGCCTTCATCTTTACTGCCGCAACCAGTCATTGTAAATGCCATTGCCGCACATGCTGCCATTGCAACATATTTCTTAAAATTTCCCATGTTTTTCTCTCCTTCTCTTTTTTTCTTTCCTCAAAATAATCAATACGTTTAATTGATTAACAATATTATAGCGCATTGAAATTACATTGCAAGTGTTTTCTGCAAATTTTTACAATAATTTTCAGTAATACTATCATTTTATTTCAAAGTTTTCTAAAATAGTTAAAACCTCCTGTTTTTTCATAATTAAAGGAGTGAACCTGGGCAAAGTCCACTCCTTCTCATGATAATTAATATTTACTCATACCTCTTCGACGAAGATAATTTTTTATTGGTTTATAATAATACAACAATAAAGCCGGAATCAACAGACATAATAATCTTCCAAATATCGTATTTGCAAATAGCAGCAGTACACCAAGCCAAGGATTTCTTCCTGTAAGCGTTCCATACACATCTTCCTTGCATATGATGATATCCTGCTTTTGGGCTGTATGCTTTCTGGTTTCTACAACCATATTATGATTTTCATCGATTGTTTTGATAAATCCTGTCCTTGGACCCTCTTTTGTTTCGTAAAGAATGATTTCATTTTCATATACTGCATCTGTACGTCCAATGGAATCAAAGAATGCCAGATCATTACAAAGTAAATCAGGTTCCATTTCATCTGTTTCTACTATATATGCAATTTTACCAAATGCCTCTGATTTTTTCTCAGGTGATGCAGTGGAAACATATAATACAAATAGATTCACAACAATGCTGCAGGTAATCGCAGCAATCAAAACAGTCATAACCAGCTGATCAAATCCCTTATGACGCTGATTTCTTACGAATTGATTTACAATATCTTCATAGCTGTCTTGTTTCGGTATCACGATACGAACGCCATCATCTAAATCCATGTCTTTTTCATAAAAGGGGAAATTTGTATATTGGGATATCTTTTGAGCACGCACGACCAACGTAATCAAAGCGATGATGACAACGATCAGAAAGTAGAATAAGTAATTTGACTGTCCAAAGTAATCAAACAGATGGGTAATGTTCTGCATACTGACAGGATCACTTATCAAATTATAGTAGCCACTGCTTAAGCGTAATATCCAAATGATAATTGCACTAATCACAATGACATATCTTGCATCACGCTGTTCTGTTATAAATAGCGAACATTCCATCGTAACAACCGTAACAAATATGATATCAACAAGCCCTACCATATAGAGCGATATCATGTAATTCACAATGAATGGATATTGTAACAACATGGTCAACAGGATAGTAACGATATATCCTATTGTATAGTAGATAACGATTTCCTTTAAACGTATCAACAACTTGGTCAAAATCATCTTCAACGGATCATATCCGTTTTTTGCCAGTGTGTACCATTTATTTGCTGATATCTCCGCAAATGTAAGTAAATCGAAATAGCGTATCATATAGACAATATACATAATGAAAGCAACTAAAACATAAAGACTAATCGTAGAAAAATAGCTTGGCATCATAAACTGTGGAACACTTTGTGACAGGACACTGCGCGTTAATGCCTGTAACACCAGATGAATAATAAAAGAAAGAATAGCAATACTCACTCCGTACCATAGAATGCTTTGACTTTTTCTTTTCTTTTCAATATATGACAATTTTCTATCCGTTTGTTTTACTATTTTGTTCATACTGATATACGATCTCTTTCCACGCGTTTTCAACACAATATGGGTGCTGTTCTATAAACTTTGGGTAGTAGTAGTTCTTTCCCAGCGTTGCACATATTGCATCATATCCAGCAATATTATTATGCTGATCCCAAACTTCTAATCGATTGCCATTTCTACGATATTCATAATCGGGCATTGTTTTCATTAGATATTCTTCCATTTCCTTTGCACGATCGTCCCTTATGATTGCACACAGGTGATCCCAAGTTTTGATAAAATCCTGTACGGGAGAATTACAAAGAAATCTACCATCATACAAGGGGGAAATATGGGTTGCACAGGCTTCTATCATTTTGTAATCAAAAGAAGAAAATAACAATGTCCGTTTTTGTCTTTGCAATTCCTGACATATCGTTTGAATCGCAAGAATACATTTCTCATCATAATATAATCTTGCTAAATTCCAGATAATCAGTTTGCTTTCTGTATAGTAACCAGCCATTAATTCCACTACGCTTTTTTCCGGTGGAGTTAATGTACTGATTTCTCTTTCACTTAAATAACCTAGATTAACATCCAACAAATCTTTGGCAATCTGATGCTTCCTTTCATCAATACTGCCAGGCTCCTTTGCTGTAATAAATGTGAGATATTCAAGAACACTCATGTTCTCAAACATCATGTTTGTACTTCCTATATAGTAGACATGCGGTAAAATCAAACGTTTTTTCCGCATCATCCCTGTCTCATTTAAAACACATCTGCCATCTTTATACGGTCTGGCATTCGCAACGATTTCAAGAAATAAACGCACTTCAAATGCTTTATTTCCAATAATCGCCCAGATTTCGCCTTCTAAAGCTTCAAAATTCAGGTCCTGAAATACTTGGACAGGCTGCTCGTTATCCTTTTGGTAAAATTCCATACTTGCAACATGTTCCATCAGAACACTTTGTTTTCTCCTCTGTTCCTCCATACGCCACACCTATTTCATTTCCACAGATGGATATGACAGTTTCCAACTGTTTACGCAATTCTCAGCGTTCATATGCCATCAACAGGAAAAACAGTCCTTTCCCTACACACTAATCATAACTTCCAGGGACACAGACTGTCAAACGTTACTTTTATTTTTACGTTCCTGTCTATCAGCAATAATCGCTTTTCGGCCACTATTTGGTTATTTATTAAATTTTGACAACTCGTTTCCAGCTTATGATTTCACTATCCTAGCCGATAGCGAATCCTAAGACTTTCTCGTTAAATATGCTTTTCTTAATAAACGCCGCTGGAATTTGATTGCCTAGGGAAGGTGTATGTAAAGATATCCATTTAGCCAAAATGTTTGTCTTCATTACCTTAGCGTTTCTGCATATAGCCTTTATGCAGCTTTCCGCATTCCCATTTGGAAGTGCCAACGCACCATCAAATAAAGTTTTTTTCATGTTTCTCTCTCCTCCATTGAACATGCTTTATTCTTCGGCAACTGGCTGTCGTATTTTCTAATAAATAGACCCTATAGCTTTGCGTCACCAGATCACTCTGGCTTTGCCTTGTTTCCTCCAAGTGGTATATACCACTTGGTCTATACCAATTATAGACCATGTCTTATTTTAATGCAAGCGTTTACTTAAAATTTTTATCATTTTTTTGTAAAAATCGCTTTCATTTGTTACAAATCTTTTTCAAAACTCCAATTTTCCTTATAATAACGGCATATATTTCAATAACCTGCTCTTTTTTTTATCTATGGAATTGTATATATGTCCTATACTTCTCATAAAAAAACCTATTGCAATTTCAAATAATCATAGTATACTAATACCAGTTATTATTTTTACCAAGGAGGATCGTGGGTAGTAATAATGAGCGCCTGGACCTACGGGTTGACGAGGATAACAGTTATCGAAAGATTCGGCGGGTACTGTTACGGTTATTGTGGATCGAAAGAGAATAGACAAAAGCAACATCATAATGCTACAAAAACTATTCTCAACACACTATTTTTTATCATGGAGGAACATAAAATATGTGTGGAATAATTGGCTATGTGGGATCAGAGAAGATCTCAAATAGTGTTTTGATTGCGGGTTTACACGCCTTAGAATACCGTGGGTATGACTCTGCAGGATTAGCACTGGCACAAAATGATCAG
Coding sequences:
- a CDS encoding ABC transporter ATP-binding protein — translated: MPLLSVKKLTKNFDGLCANSNVNMEINEGELVGLIGPNGAGKTTLFNMLTGVYVPSEGTIEFEKDGKAVKLNGVKPYKITAMGLARTFQNIRLFKEMTVLDNVLIAMNKDVKYGTITALLRLPAFYKEEEKMRKKAMELLKIFHLEDKKDELASNLPYGEQRRLEIARAMATNPKLLFLDEPAAGMNPQETAELTNLIRFIRDEFHISILLIEHDMSLVMNLCERIYVLDYGKIIASGVPEEIKTNKRVIEAYLGEEI
- a CDS encoding branched-chain amino acid ABC transporter permease — translated: MKNQFTKRNLIWTIIACVIFGIFQAMIMGNLIPNTYQVTIITIGINIILALGLNLIIGFTGQFSLGHAGFMSIGAYCAAITLLKIPNMGGLFLGMLIGAIITSIVALIVAIPTLRLRGDYLAIATLGFSEVIRIAIQNMEITGGAAGLSSIPKLTTFPLVFIFIVISILVVHNFVRSSHGRACISVREDEIASESMGINTTKYKTLAFVIGAVLASIAGALYASYFYVLKPSTFGFMKSIDILVIVVFGGMGSLSGSILAAIVLGLINLFLQSYAEIRMIIYALAIILIMVYRPQGLFGNKEITDFLPAKWKKKKEVD
- a CDS encoding branched-chain amino acid ABC transporter permease; the encoded protein is MTIFLQQLINGLSVGSIFALIALGYTMVYGIIKLINFAHGDIYMLGAYVGFFASTSWGLGFFPTLIIAMLICMFTGVLIEKIAYKPLRHASRITSLITAIGVSLFMEYAMMYVMGPNIRTYPADFFPKEVYTVAGLQISNHQIMIFITSIVLMIALQLIVKKTKIGKAMRAVSTDPDAAELMGINVNHTISFTFAIGSALAGAAGVMIGMYYNSIDPLMGMIPGLKAFIAAVFGGIGIIPGAMLGGEAIGILETLASGYGFSMVKDAVVYLILIIILIIKPSGLLGKNVKEKV
- a CDS encoding ABC transporter substrate-binding protein, whose product is MGNFKKYVAMAACAAMAFTMTGCGSKDEGSNEDSVKWGVNYEQTGTAATYGTSHVDGIKLAVKEINAAGGVKVGDKQKKIDLDVLDNKTSDTDMPTVYNQLVQDGSKVILGPAISSLTKQAFEMASENKIPTLSASATADDATLKTDGSVQPYGFKICYSDSFQGKALAKAAFDKGWKNVLVYSDNSSDYAKGLTKVFSDEFKKLGGNIVGNESYTQGDKEFSSVLTKIKGKDYDAMLIPGYYEEASQIVKQAREAGIEKPILGPDGFDSPKLKEVVGADKLNNVFFTTHFSTTEKNEKVDAFLKAYKDEYDKAPDTFAALGYDLAYFVKDAIEKAGSDDPEAITNAIAAYKDFTGVTGTFSMDDDHTPIKSIKFVELKDGEQASAVDVDVTK